In Allomuricauda ruestringensis DSM 13258, the following proteins share a genomic window:
- the cls gene encoding cardiolipin synthase gives MLIPILIGLYIIIALLMVVSLLLNGVRPSKTLAWLLAIFTIPVAGALLYILFGRNRRKSKMFSLKNQFNPLDELENAHCHSEISANKQKITSLINNTSKCPVTCLNDLELLKDGKNTFESIFEALEEAKEHIHLQYYIFEDGILADKLLEVFERKVAENVTVRLLYDGIGSYSLSKKYLKRLKQIGVETAQFLPFKFGRFLSALNYRNHRKIIVIDNKVGFTGGINISDKYLKGDPALGKWHDTHLKIEGEAVDYLNRIFVGDWYLASENKVDIAAFKVYKAPQKGTSLQIVPSGPDDDFDVMEQAYFSIINSAEKYLYIVNPYIIPNHAILQALITAALSGVDVRILMSSSTDIKLVDWCVRAYYESYLKAGIKIYLYDDGFLHSKVMLCDDEIASIGTANLDNRSLQQNYEAQVFVYDAALCKRMKSDFLKDCEKSIVLTDYEKYKKRPWIKKLAQGFAKLLSPLL, from the coding sequence ATGCTAATACCTATTCTCATAGGACTTTATATTATAATTGCCCTGTTGATGGTTGTTAGTCTGCTTTTGAACGGGGTTAGGCCCAGCAAGACCTTAGCCTGGTTATTGGCCATTTTTACCATTCCCGTGGCTGGCGCGCTCCTCTATATTTTGTTTGGCAGAAACAGAAGGAAAAGCAAGATGTTTTCTTTAAAAAATCAGTTTAATCCTTTGGATGAATTGGAAAATGCCCATTGCCATTCAGAAATATCCGCCAACAAACAAAAAATAACTTCCTTAATCAACAATACTTCAAAATGCCCCGTTACATGCCTTAATGATTTGGAATTGCTGAAAGATGGGAAGAACACCTTTGAAAGTATATTTGAGGCGCTGGAAGAAGCCAAAGAACACATTCACCTACAATATTACATTTTTGAAGACGGGATTTTGGCCGATAAGCTATTGGAGGTTTTTGAACGAAAAGTAGCTGAAAATGTTACTGTGCGATTGTTGTATGATGGGATCGGTAGTTACTCCTTGAGTAAAAAATACCTTAAAAGGTTAAAGCAAATCGGAGTGGAAACTGCCCAATTTCTTCCCTTTAAATTTGGTAGGTTCCTTAGCGCACTGAATTACCGAAACCACAGAAAAATTATTGTAATCGATAATAAGGTCGGGTTTACAGGCGGCATCAATATTTCGGATAAGTACCTAAAAGGGGACCCTGCATTGGGCAAATGGCACGATACGCACTTAAAGATTGAAGGTGAGGCTGTTGATTATTTGAACCGGATTTTTGTGGGCGATTGGTATCTTGCCAGTGAAAATAAAGTGGATATTGCTGCATTCAAGGTGTACAAGGCTCCCCAAAAAGGTACCTCACTACAAATAGTTCCGAGTGGCCCTGATGATGATTTTGATGTAATGGAGCAAGCCTATTTTTCCATCATCAACAGTGCTGAGAAATACCTTTACATCGTTAATCCATACATCATTCCAAACCATGCAATTTTACAAGCACTTATTACTGCTGCGCTAAGCGGGGTAGATGTTAGGATTTTAATGTCGTCCAGTACAGATATTAAACTTGTGGACTGGTGTGTTAGGGCCTATTACGAGTCTTACCTTAAGGCCGGAATCAAAATTTATTTGTACGATGATGGTTTTTTGCACAGTAAAGTTATGCTGTGCGATGATGAGATTGCCAGCATTGGTACGGCAAACCTCGATAACAGGAGTCTACAGCAAAATTATGAAGCACAAGTCTTTGTTTATGACGCCGCCCTGTGCAAACGCATGAAATCTGATTTTTTAAAGGATTGCGAAAAGTCTATTGTCCTAACAGATTATGAAAAATACAAGAAGAGGCCTTGGATCAAAAAATTGGCCCAAGGCTTTGCCAAATTGTTGAGCCCTTTGTTATAA
- a CDS encoding TldD/PmbA family protein — protein MKRRDFVQYAGMGAGAMMMPSLLLGNDIPAEALLEPGMDTVLKKKMADVALNTAKSMGATYADARIGRYLNQYVFTREDKVQNVVNTESFGIGIRVIANGTWGFSSTNDVTEDGIKKATQHAVSIAKANSKIQKEPVVLAPVQGHGEVSWKTPIKKDFKEVPISEKVDLLLNANAAAMENGANFVNSALFMVNEQKYFASTDGSYIDQDVHRIWPTFNVTAIDRQAGKFKSRQALSAPMGMGYEYMDGLESEKLSGPEGIKLYNRSYDIVEDATMAAKQAKQKLTAKSVEAGKYDLVLEPNHLGLTIHESVGHPLELDRVLGYEANYAGTSFATLDKWESKDFNYGSDIVNLIADKTQEGSLGAVGYDDEGVKTKKWDLVRNGTLVNYQAIRDQVHMIDQNESHGCCYAQSWEDVQFQRMPNVSLEPGKEKYSLQDMIKDVDKGIYILGRGSYSIDQQRYNFQFGGTLFYEIKDGEIVGMLDDVAYQSNTQEFWNSCVKICDKDDYRLFGSFFDGKGQPSQVSAVSHGSSTSRFNGVNVINTGRTI, from the coding sequence ATGAAAAGAAGAGATTTTGTGCAGTACGCTGGTATGGGTGCAGGGGCAATGATGATGCCCTCGCTTCTTTTGGGGAATGATATTCCTGCAGAAGCATTGCTCGAACCAGGTATGGATACCGTACTTAAAAAGAAAATGGCCGATGTAGCCCTAAATACGGCAAAGTCCATGGGGGCTACCTATGCTGACGCCAGAATAGGAAGATATTTGAACCAATATGTTTTCACTAGGGAAGATAAGGTTCAAAATGTGGTGAACACAGAATCGTTCGGAATTGGAATCAGGGTTATCGCCAACGGAACTTGGGGTTTTTCCTCTACCAATGATGTTACAGAGGATGGCATAAAAAAGGCAACACAACATGCTGTTTCCATTGCCAAGGCCAACTCCAAGATTCAAAAAGAACCTGTTGTTTTGGCGCCAGTTCAGGGTCATGGGGAGGTATCTTGGAAAACTCCGATAAAAAAGGACTTTAAAGAAGTACCCATCTCAGAAAAAGTTGATTTGCTTTTGAATGCAAATGCGGCTGCCATGGAAAACGGAGCCAACTTTGTGAATTCTGCCCTTTTTATGGTGAACGAGCAAAAGTATTTTGCCTCCACCGATGGATCTTACATTGATCAAGACGTACACCGGATTTGGCCAACCTTTAATGTTACGGCCATTGACCGCCAAGCAGGAAAATTCAAGAGCCGTCAGGCATTGAGTGCCCCAATGGGCATGGGATATGAGTATATGGATGGTTTGGAATCTGAAAAATTATCGGGTCCAGAGGGTATCAAATTGTACAACAGAAGTTACGATATTGTGGAAGATGCCACTATGGCGGCAAAACAGGCCAAGCAAAAATTGACCGCAAAATCCGTGGAAGCTGGTAAGTACGATTTGGTTCTTGAACCGAACCACCTAGGATTGACGATTCACGAATCGGTTGGACACCCATTGGAACTTGACCGTGTATTGGGTTATGAAGCCAACTACGCAGGTACCAGTTTTGCTACATTGGACAAATGGGAATCAAAAGACTTTAATTATGGAAGCGACATTGTAAACTTGATTGCCGACAAGACCCAAGAAGGATCTTTAGGTGCCGTGGGTTATGATGATGAGGGCGTGAAAACCAAAAAATGGGATTTGGTCAGAAATGGTACCTTGGTCAACTATCAAGCTATACGTGATCAGGTGCATATGATCGATCAAAACGAATCGCACGGATGCTGTTATGCCCAGAGTTGGGAAGATGTGCAGTTCCAGCGGATGCCCAATGTTTCCTTGGAGCCTGGAAAAGAAAAATATTCCTTGCAGGATATGATCAAGGATGTGGACAAAGGAATTTATATTTTAGGCCGTGGATCGTACTCCATTGACCAGCAACGTTACAACTTCCAGTTTGGAGGAACTTTGTTCTACGAAATCAAGGATGGTGAAATTGTAGGGATGCTCGATGACGTGGCTTACCAATCCAATACCCAGGAATTCTGGAACTCTTGTGTTAAGATCTGTGATAAGGATGACTACAGGTTGTTCGGTTCTTTCTTCGATGGTAAAGGGCAGCCTTCACAGGTAAGTGCCGTTTCACACGGTAGCTCCACATCACGATTCAACGGAGTCAATGTAATCAATACAGGTAGGACCATTTAA
- a CDS encoding TldD/PmbA family protein — protein MAIYTREEAKKILEKALSFSKADACEINLSGSNSGNIRYARNTVSTAGYRSTQSLAVQSSFGKKVGTATIDEFDDASLEKVVRRAEELAQLSPENPEFMSPLGPQEYDEAITYKEATANVTPEYRAEVANSSIVPAAAKDVTAAGFLDDSAQFSAMINSNGLFAYNQSTDVDFTVTMRTNDGTGSGWVTRDYNDISKFDADEASKTAIDKAVMSKEARAIEPGKYTVILEPAASIGLLQNMFRSFDARSADEGRSFMSAKEGGNKIGQKIVDERVNIWSDPLDPDVPTSTWNGAGQPLKKTSWIENGVVKNLAYSRYWAEKQGVDPVPFPSNGIMEGGDESLEDMIKGTKKGILVTRFWYIRSVDPQTLLYTGLTRDGTFYIENGEIKFPVKNFRFNESPIIMLNNLESLGQQVRVDGNLIPYMKIRDFTFTSLSDAV, from the coding sequence ATGGCTATATATACAAGAGAAGAAGCAAAAAAGATTTTGGAAAAGGCGTTGAGTTTTTCCAAGGCCGATGCCTGCGAAATAAACCTAAGTGGAAGTAACAGCGGTAATATCCGATATGCAAGAAATACCGTATCCACTGCAGGATATAGATCAACACAAAGTTTGGCGGTACAATCCAGTTTTGGTAAAAAAGTGGGTACAGCCACCATCGATGAGTTTGATGATGCATCGTTGGAAAAAGTGGTGAGAAGAGCTGAAGAATTGGCTCAATTGTCACCAGAGAACCCTGAGTTTATGTCTCCTTTGGGACCACAGGAATATGATGAAGCGATTACATATAAGGAAGCTACTGCTAATGTAACACCTGAGTACAGAGCTGAGGTGGCCAATAGCAGTATCGTTCCCGCAGCCGCAAAAGATGTAACCGCAGCAGGTTTCTTGGACGATTCGGCCCAGTTTTCCGCTATGATCAATTCCAATGGACTGTTCGCTTACAATCAATCTACCGATGTGGATTTTACCGTAACCATGCGTACCAACGATGGCACAGGTTCCGGTTGGGTGACCAGGGATTACAATGACATCTCCAAGTTTGATGCGGATGAAGCATCAAAAACGGCGATAGACAAAGCAGTAATGTCCAAAGAAGCCCGTGCCATAGAACCTGGAAAGTACACGGTGATTTTGGAACCAGCAGCATCGATTGGCTTGTTGCAAAATATGTTCCGATCTTTTGATGCACGATCTGCCGATGAGGGTAGAAGTTTTATGTCCGCCAAAGAAGGTGGAAATAAAATTGGGCAAAAAATAGTGGACGAACGCGTTAATATTTGGTCAGACCCCTTGGATCCCGATGTTCCCACATCCACTTGGAACGGGGCAGGGCAACCTTTAAAGAAAACCAGTTGGATAGAAAACGGAGTGGTCAAAAACTTGGCCTACAGCCGTTACTGGGCAGAAAAACAAGGCGTAGATCCCGTGCCATTCCCAAGTAATGGGATAATGGAAGGAGGGGACGAAAGTCTTGAGGATATGATCAAGGGCACCAAAAAAGGTATTTTGGTGACACGCTTTTGGTACATACGAAGTGTAGACCCACAAACCTTATTGTACACTGGCTTGACCAGAGACGGAACTTTCTATATCGAAAACGGAGAAATCAAGTTTCCTGTCAAAAACTTCAGGTTCAACGAGAGCCCGATTATTATGTTGAATAATTTGGAATCCCTTGGGCAACAAGTACGTGTCGACGGAAACTTAATACCTTATATGAAGATTCGTGACTTTACGTTCACCAGTCTCTCAGATGCGGTATAA
- a CDS encoding DUF4159 domain-containing protein: protein MDNEFFFTRLQYESGDWDVDQRMPSNLLNSLVEYTTLKVDTQEKIITLASDDIFKSPFCYISGHKLVQFTKKERENFEKYVRNGGFVFADDCNHDIDGLFAKSFERQMEEIFGPGELQKIPNDHEIYTIFFEFDDGPPTTSQELNGWGDDLVHDYLKAIIINGRIGVLYSNKDYGCEWDYDFRNKRWYKIDNTRFGVNIVLYALTS from the coding sequence TTGGACAACGAATTCTTTTTTACACGATTACAGTACGAATCAGGAGATTGGGATGTGGATCAGCGTATGCCCTCCAATTTGCTGAATTCCCTTGTCGAGTACACCACGTTAAAGGTGGATACTCAGGAGAAGATTATCACCCTTGCCAGCGATGATATCTTTAAAAGTCCGTTCTGTTATATCTCGGGCCATAAATTGGTTCAGTTCACCAAAAAAGAACGGGAAAACTTTGAGAAATATGTGCGCAACGGCGGTTTTGTGTTTGCCGATGACTGTAACCACGATATCGACGGTCTTTTTGCCAAATCGTTCGAACGCCAGATGGAAGAAATATTCGGGCCAGGAGAACTACAAAAAATTCCCAACGACCACGAAATCTATACCATTTTTTTTGAGTTTGATGATGGTCCTCCCACCACATCCCAAGAACTTAATGGTTGGGGAGATGACCTCGTGCACGATTATCTGAAGGCCATTATAATCAATGGTAGAATTGGCGTGCTTTACAGCAACAAGGACTACGGCTGCGAATGGGATTACGATTTTAGAAACAAACGCTGGTACAAAATTGACAATACCCGGTTTGGGGTGAATATTGTACTATACGCTTTAACCTCTTAA
- a CDS encoding AAA family ATPase: MDKELQQIAIEVEGLSEKLTALKKEIGKVIIGQEETVSQLLITFLAGGHALLEGVPGLAKTLMIRTLSNAIDLKFKRIQFTPDLMPSDIIGTEILEEDHTTGKKFFKFNKGPIFSNIILADEINRTPPKTQAALLEAMQEFEVTYGDKTYALDKPFFILATQNPIEQSGTFVLPEAQQDRFLLYIKIGYPTDEEETQILKATTGTKKAQLNKVLSGEDIVRLQQLVREVSISDGLIQYVSDVIRATRPDTTSVDYVKKWVDWGAGPRAGQAMILTAKANTLLEGRLAVTPEDLQKVALPVLRHRVLVNFRADAEGITSDTVTKEILKAVQLKDK, from the coding sequence TTGGATAAAGAACTACAACAGATTGCAATTGAAGTAGAAGGGCTTTCCGAAAAGCTGACCGCCCTTAAAAAAGAAATTGGAAAAGTGATCATTGGTCAAGAAGAGACCGTTTCCCAGTTGTTGATAACATTTCTTGCAGGAGGACACGCTTTGTTGGAGGGTGTTCCAGGACTTGCCAAAACATTGATGATACGAACCCTGTCCAACGCCATTGATTTAAAGTTCAAACGGATACAGTTTACGCCCGATCTAATGCCATCCGACATTATCGGAACGGAAATATTGGAAGAGGATCATACTACGGGCAAAAAGTTCTTCAAATTCAACAAAGGACCTATTTTTTCCAATATCATTTTGGCGGATGAGATTAACCGAACACCTCCAAAAACACAGGCAGCACTTTTGGAAGCCATGCAAGAGTTTGAGGTGACCTATGGGGATAAAACCTATGCTTTGGACAAACCGTTCTTTATTCTGGCCACGCAAAACCCCATTGAACAATCGGGAACCTTTGTGCTGCCGGAAGCGCAGCAGGATAGATTCTTGTTGTATATTAAAATAGGCTATCCAACAGACGAGGAAGAAACACAAATTTTAAAAGCCACTACGGGTACCAAAAAGGCGCAATTGAACAAGGTACTTTCAGGGGAAGACATTGTTAGATTGCAACAACTGGTTCGTGAAGTTTCCATCAGCGATGGATTGATTCAATATGTGAGTGATGTAATCCGCGCCACCCGACCCGATACGACTTCGGTCGACTACGTAAAAAAATGGGTGGATTGGGGCGCAGGGCCCCGTGCAGGTCAGGCGATGATTTTGACCGCAAAGGCGAATACACTCTTGGAAGGCCGATTGGCCGTTACGCCGGAAGATTTGCAAAAAGTCGCCTTGCCCGTATTACGACATAGGGTCCTCGTGAACTTTAGGGCGGATGCCGAGGGGATTACCTCTGATACGGTCACAAAAGAAATACTGAAAGCAGTGCAATTAAAGGATAAATAA
- a CDS encoding DUF58 domain-containing protein — protein MASRDYHDLLQPEVINTVSGLSLISRIVVEGYTSGLHRSKSVGPGMEFSQYRGYEPGDDLRLLDWKMLARSGRYYIKQSEVESHVTVKFIVDASASMEHEEGGISKLEFARVMVACLSHMAQKQGDSVGLFALNEDDFVSIYPKADQKHFNRLLLELLKISTKGKWPELNIASRRIHNRGEKELVFFLTDMYENVSELSDFVKNLKTAKNEVVVLQIMSGKEMDFDYKKSVTFEDLETGAKVKVDVNKAKAAYLKALNEKVNQTKEQLLSQGVHYHLFRMDNDLGDALQLFLKERIRLQ, from the coding sequence ATGGCATCAAGGGACTACCACGACCTTTTACAACCTGAAGTCATCAATACCGTATCGGGCCTCAGTTTGATCTCGCGTATTGTGGTGGAAGGATATACCTCTGGTTTACATCGGAGCAAGAGTGTGGGCCCTGGAATGGAATTCAGTCAATACCGGGGTTATGAACCTGGGGATGACCTTCGATTGCTCGATTGGAAGATGTTGGCCCGGTCAGGTCGGTATTATATCAAACAATCCGAAGTGGAAAGCCATGTCACCGTCAAATTTATTGTTGATGCCAGTGCTTCCATGGAGCACGAAGAGGGCGGTATCTCCAAATTGGAATTTGCTAGGGTAATGGTAGCCTGTTTGTCCCATATGGCTCAAAAGCAAGGAGATTCGGTAGGGCTTTTTGCGCTCAACGAAGATGATTTTGTGAGCATTTATCCCAAAGCAGACCAAAAACATTTTAACCGTTTATTGCTGGAACTGTTGAAGATTTCTACCAAAGGGAAATGGCCCGAACTCAATATTGCATCCAGGAGAATCCACAATAGGGGAGAAAAGGAGTTGGTATTTTTCCTGACGGATATGTACGAGAATGTTTCCGAACTGTCCGATTTTGTAAAAAACCTGAAGACGGCCAAAAATGAGGTGGTGGTTCTTCAAATTATGTCTGGAAAAGAAATGGATTTTGATTATAAAAAATCCGTCACTTTTGAGGATTTGGAAACAGGAGCCAAGGTCAAAGTGGATGTAAACAAAGCCAAAGCAGCCTATTTAAAAGCTTTGAATGAAAAAGTGAATCAAACCAAAGAGCAATTGCTGTCCCAAGGGGTGCATTACCACCTTTTTAGAATGGACAATGACTTGGGAGATGCTTTGCAATTATTTTTAAAAGAACGAATACGATTACAATAA
- a CDS encoding BatA domain-containing protein, whose product MVFANPSYLWALLGLLVPLAIHLWSKKEAKIIKIGSIQLLDESNSRQSSSIQLNEWLLLLLRMLIVALVVLLMAGPQWRTKGNQKQITYLVETSIANEVSISSVLDSLQEDSPVFLLKNGFPEWEDDADYQSDKEQPNYWQLVQKMDSLRSDSIVVFTKALVKGIKSMRPNTQKKIHWVVVDSEETQDQPLLAVKQESAVELITASSTGRATKINKELLEEGFNISNDSLRLLSEEPQTVPLKKLDTLRINLYVEDDFEREGKYIEASFRALSAFLKREIVIHKEDEPTSDQANLNIWLSNEPKNNLEGKWLVHQENPLAKQLIELSPRENFFYLTSKLNPKNTVDQHLPEQLLNILALDKDLKGLVTKMDVRQMDEAELKPNYVEPKRKRESATLLDVSLWVFAILAGLMIVERLLSNYKKQ is encoded by the coding sequence ATGGTTTTTGCAAATCCGTCATATCTCTGGGCACTTTTGGGACTTTTGGTTCCCTTGGCCATCCATTTGTGGAGCAAGAAGGAGGCAAAGATCATAAAAATTGGAAGTATCCAGTTGTTGGACGAATCGAATTCTAGGCAATCCAGTAGCATTCAATTGAACGAATGGTTGTTGCTATTGCTACGAATGTTGATAGTTGCATTGGTTGTTTTATTGATGGCAGGCCCACAATGGCGTACCAAAGGCAATCAAAAGCAAATTACTTACCTAGTTGAGACTTCCATTGCCAATGAAGTATCCATCAGCTCTGTTTTGGATAGCTTACAAGAGGATTCCCCCGTTTTTCTATTGAAAAATGGCTTTCCTGAGTGGGAAGATGATGCCGATTATCAATCGGACAAGGAACAGCCCAACTATTGGCAATTGGTTCAAAAAATGGATTCGTTGCGCTCGGATAGTATTGTGGTTTTTACAAAGGCATTGGTCAAAGGAATCAAATCCATGCGGCCCAATACCCAAAAGAAAATACATTGGGTGGTCGTGGACTCCGAAGAAACTCAAGATCAACCTTTGCTGGCCGTTAAACAGGAATCAGCTGTTGAATTGATTACCGCATCCAGTACTGGAAGAGCGACCAAAATAAATAAAGAGTTGTTGGAGGAGGGCTTCAACATCAGTAACGATAGCCTTAGATTACTTTCAGAAGAGCCTCAAACCGTTCCCTTGAAAAAATTGGATACGCTTCGAATCAATTTGTATGTGGAAGACGATTTTGAACGCGAAGGAAAATATATTGAAGCATCGTTTAGGGCATTATCGGCATTTTTAAAGCGTGAAATCGTTATTCACAAAGAAGATGAACCGACGAGTGATCAAGCTAATTTGAACATTTGGTTGAGCAATGAACCTAAGAATAATTTAGAGGGTAAATGGTTGGTCCATCAAGAAAATCCGTTGGCCAAACAATTGATTGAATTATCCCCTCGGGAAAACTTTTTTTACCTAACATCAAAATTGAACCCCAAAAATACGGTAGACCAACACTTGCCCGAACAGTTGCTCAACATTTTGGCATTGGATAAGGATTTAAAAGGTTTAGTGACGAAAATGGATGTAAGACAAATGGACGAAGCTGAACTCAAACCCAATTACGTGGAACCCAAAAGAAAAAGGGAAAGCGCCACCTTGCTTGACGTTTCCCTCTGGGTATTCGCTATTCTCGCTGGACTGATGATTGTTGAACGTTTGCTGTCAAACTATAAAAAACAATGA